One genomic window of Candidatus Trichorickettsia mobilis includes the following:
- the mutS gene encoding DNA mismatch repair protein MutS, with protein MNLAEFHQKYGYEQSTIVMQQYLDLKFAHFDYLLLFQMGDFYELFFEDAILASKILGITLTRRGKIGEDAIAMCGVPVHALEHYLNKLLEAEQKVAICQQLETPEIARKRGGYKAIVRREVTRIITPGTITEDVLVSTATPNYLTSVVTIKDKAAICYVDLSTSFIAVVELPLSEVVNELAKLASKEILLSESLRGGTLAEAIHRLLQPITFQVNSFFSTNKTLKITLDFYNISDISAIGEVSELQISAIGSILEYLSLTQKQHLTQLPFPKIVNYHHFMNIDIAARRNLELTVNLSGHVKGSVLGVIDHTVTKAGSRLLYQFLSAPLTQITAINNRLAIVDFFYNNLAVTVKIRSLFKKIDDLERCLTRVIMGRSLPRDLLGIKNTMATALEIKALFISNFGIKLADNIEHLAGSLSGDTELYDLISQSILDTAPNSLSEGGIIRLEYHPRVAELYTLINDSKTHIDRLKIKYQQETGIENLKISHNNVIGLFIEITARHSNKITDEQFIHRQTTANAVRYTTIELQKLESDIVNARSLVVAFEQELYVKICQQVIDKSTILTKLAESLSALDVFCNLAYIADEYNYTKPGIVDDSSFVINAGRHPVVERSQNINNKSFTNNDCVISEQNRIQLLTGPNMSGKSTFLRQNAIIAILAQIGSFVPASFAKIGIVDKIFSRIGSGDDLFKGQSTFMVEMLETSAILAQATSKSLIILDEVGRGTSTYDGVAIAWSVLEYVHDTLRCRCLFASHYHELIKLDKLLPGLTNYTMAIEETGNEILFLHHIIPGYADKSYGVHVAQLAGLPPAVILRANEILQKFENISDKQEKKILSTESNNLSLFNFNNSAQEIKTVKYSKIIEELDNINPDNLSPKEALEVLYKLRSLM; from the coding sequence ATGAATTTAGCTGAATTTCATCAAAAATATGGTTATGAACAATCGACCATTGTCATGCAACAATATCTAGATCTCAAATTTGCTCATTTTGATTATTTGCTATTATTTCAAATGGGTGATTTTTATGAATTATTTTTTGAAGACGCAATTCTAGCCAGTAAAATCCTTGGCATTACTTTAACTAGGCGTGGCAAAATTGGTGAAGATGCCATTGCCATGTGTGGTGTTCCGGTGCATGCATTGGAACATTATCTAAATAAATTACTTGAAGCAGAACAGAAAGTTGCGATTTGTCAGCAGCTTGAGACTCCAGAAATAGCTAGAAAAAGAGGAGGTTACAAGGCAATAGTTAGAAGAGAAGTAACGCGAATTATCACTCCAGGCACTATTACTGAGGATGTATTGGTAAGTACGGCGACGCCAAATTATTTAACCAGTGTAGTAACTATAAAAGATAAAGCTGCAATCTGCTATGTTGATCTGTCAACCTCCTTTATTGCTGTAGTCGAATTGCCGTTATCGGAAGTGGTTAATGAGTTGGCCAAGCTAGCTTCAAAAGAAATCTTATTAAGTGAAAGCTTAAGAGGAGGAACATTAGCTGAGGCAATTCATAGATTATTACAGCCAATTACTTTTCAGGTTAATAGTTTTTTTAGCACTAATAAAACCCTAAAAATCACTTTGGATTTTTATAATATATCGGACATCAGCGCTATTGGTGAAGTTTCAGAATTACAGATCAGTGCTATTGGTAGTATCCTTGAATATTTATCATTAACACAAAAACAACATTTAACTCAGTTGCCTTTCCCTAAAATTGTAAACTACCATCATTTCATGAATATCGATATTGCTGCTAGGCGTAACTTGGAATTAACGGTAAATCTTAGTGGCCATGTTAAAGGTAGTGTTTTAGGAGTGATTGATCATACTGTTACTAAAGCTGGTAGTCGTCTTTTATATCAATTTCTATCCGCTCCTTTAACTCAAATTACTGCTATCAATAATCGCTTAGCAATAGTTGATTTCTTTTATAATAATTTAGCAGTAACAGTGAAAATCAGGAGCTTATTTAAGAAAATTGATGATCTTGAACGTTGTTTGACGAGAGTAATCATGGGACGTAGTTTACCCAGAGATTTATTAGGTATAAAAAATACTATGGCTACAGCTCTGGAAATTAAAGCACTGTTTATCAGTAATTTTGGTATAAAATTAGCGGATAATATAGAACATTTAGCGGGGTCTTTATCTGGAGATACTGAATTATATGATCTAATCAGTCAATCGATACTGGACACTGCCCCAAATAGTTTAAGTGAAGGTGGCATTATTCGCCTTGAATATCATCCGCGAGTAGCAGAGTTATACACGCTAATTAATGATAGTAAAACTCATATTGATAGACTGAAAATAAAATATCAACAGGAAACCGGTATTGAAAATTTAAAAATATCGCATAATAACGTTATTGGCTTGTTTATTGAAATTACTGCACGTCATAGTAATAAAATTACTGATGAACAATTTATCCACCGGCAAACTACTGCTAATGCGGTGCGTTATACTACTATTGAGTTACAGAAACTGGAAAGTGATATAGTTAATGCGCGTAGTCTAGTGGTAGCTTTTGAACAGGAGTTATATGTTAAAATATGCCAGCAAGTTATTGATAAATCCACTATTTTGACTAAATTAGCCGAGAGCCTAAGCGCTCTTGATGTATTTTGTAATCTGGCTTATATTGCTGATGAATATAATTATACAAAACCTGGAATCGTTGATGATAGCAGTTTTGTGATAAATGCTGGTAGACATCCAGTAGTAGAAAGAAGTCAAAATATCAATAACAAATCATTTACCAATAATGATTGTGTTATTTCCGAACAGAATCGTATTCAGCTATTAACCGGACCAAATATGTCTGGTAAAAGCACCTTTTTAAGACAGAATGCGATTATCGCCATTCTAGCACAAATCGGAAGTTTTGTGCCAGCCAGTTTTGCAAAAATAGGCATAGTTGATAAGATTTTCAGTCGTATTGGTTCTGGCGATGATTTATTCAAAGGGCAGTCTACTTTTATGGTTGAGATGCTAGAAACTTCAGCAATTTTAGCGCAAGCTACCAGTAAGTCGTTGATTATCCTTGATGAGGTCGGGAGAGGCACTTCAACTTATGATGGTGTTGCCATTGCTTGGTCGGTGCTTGAGTATGTACATGATACTTTAAGATGTAGGTGCTTGTTTGCCAGTCATTATCACGAATTGATCAAACTAGATAAATTATTGCCTGGTTTGACTAACTATACTATGGCTATCGAAGAAACAGGCAATGAGATTTTATTTTTGCACCACATTATTCCAGGTTATGCTGATAAATCATATGGGGTACATGTGGCTCAGCTTGCGGGATTGCCACCAGCAGTAATATTAAGAGCTAATGAAATTTTACAGAAATTTGAAAATATTAGTGATAAACAAGAAAAAAAGATATTAAGTACTGAATCCAATAATTTAAGTTTATTTAATTTTAATAATAGTGCTCAAGAAATAAAAACTGTGAAATACAGTAAGATAATAGAAGAACTTGATAATATCAATCCAGATAATTTATCACCAAAAGAGGCGTTGGAAGTATTATATAAGCTAAGGAGCTTGATGTAA
- a CDS encoding HIT family protein — protein MNNNIFYLDPRLSNDSFELINFALSKVMLVNNSFFPWVVLIPRKNNLKEIIDLNQQDRIILMEEISLVSQVMIDAFAPDKLNVAALGNIVPQLHIHIVARYSHDLAWPQPVFGGDKKAYDSEMRQNITNKLVKLLGSVKVNGNQHEFS, from the coding sequence ATGAATAATAATATATTTTATCTTGACCCACGGTTAAGTAATGATAGTTTTGAGCTGATAAATTTTGCATTAAGCAAAGTAATGCTGGTAAATAACTCTTTCTTTCCATGGGTTGTGTTAATACCTAGAAAAAATAATTTAAAAGAAATAATCGACTTAAATCAACAAGACAGAATAATCTTGATGGAAGAAATAAGTTTAGTTTCTCAAGTGATGATTGATGCGTTTGCTCCAGATAAGTTAAATGTAGCAGCTTTAGGCAATATAGTACCACAATTGCATATACATATTGTAGCAAGATATAGCCACGATCTTGCTTGGCCTCAGCCGGTTTTTGGTGGTGATAAGAAAGCTTATGATTCAGAGATGCGTCAAAATATAACTAATAAATTAGTAAAGCTCTTAGGCTCTGTGAAGGTAAATGGAAACCAACATGAATTTAGCTGA
- a CDS encoding amino acid ABC transporter ATP-binding protein yields the protein MLSINNVCKRYGTSLVLNNINLNIETNSIVGIAGPSGGGKSTLLRCIQKLEELDSGEIIFTGKSGFMFQDFQLFPHMTILENLVYAPNIHHRESLVNHNNNAIKLLQNLGIVDKAECFPHQLSGGQKQRVALARSLMMQPEILLCDEPTSGLDVATIIDVVSLLSSIRDMKVTMIIASHDLDFITRIADRVVLLKNATVATDVRLQDLENPIQYLKAFY from the coding sequence ATGCTAAGCATTAATAATGTTTGCAAGAGATATGGTACCAGTTTAGTCTTAAATAATATCAACTTGAACATAGAAACAAATAGTATTGTTGGTATTGCTGGACCCTCTGGTGGTGGAAAATCAACTTTACTTAGATGTATTCAAAAATTGGAAGAGTTGGATTCAGGGGAAATTATATTTACTGGTAAAAGTGGTTTTATGTTTCAAGATTTTCAGCTTTTTCCACATATGACTATATTGGAAAATTTGGTTTATGCACCAAATATTCATCACAGAGAATCGCTAGTGAATCATAATAATAATGCTATTAAGTTACTGCAGAATTTAGGTATAGTTGATAAAGCTGAGTGTTTTCCTCATCAATTATCTGGTGGACAAAAACAAAGAGTTGCACTGGCGCGGAGTTTAATGATGCAGCCTGAAATATTACTTTGTGATGAACCCACTTCTGGTTTAGATGTAGCGACAATCATCGATGTTGTGTCTTTATTAAGCTCTATACGTGATATGAAAGTAACCATGATCATCGCTTCGCATGATTTAGACTTTATTACCAGGATTGCCGACCGCGTGGTATTATTAAAAAACGCAACAGTAGCAACTGATGTCAGGTTACAAGATTTAGAAAATCCGATTCAATATCTAAAAGCTTTTTATTAA
- a CDS encoding amino acid ABC transporter permease: protein MEELIQHVSFIGSGILLTLQLLIGGIVIGLLFGTLLAILRYNNIANAVINRFISIIRGTPLILQLSFVYFLAPIIIGIKLNILVAGILTFGLNSSAYITEILRSGIESLSKGQFEAAKTLQIPNFYMWKDIILPQVTRNILPAMVNEVIGLLKETALISTIGGMDLLRRAQVVAAEQFTYFIPLCIAGCYYYGLVLLIEYISKKLELRWNYAKH from the coding sequence ATGGAAGAATTAATTCAGCATGTTTCGTTTATCGGTAGTGGAATTTTACTTACTTTACAGCTTTTAATTGGTGGTATTGTTATCGGATTATTATTCGGAACATTGCTGGCAATATTGCGATATAACAATATTGCTAATGCTGTCATCAATCGTTTTATTTCAATTATACGTGGTACGCCATTAATCTTGCAACTTAGTTTTGTGTATTTTTTGGCACCAATAATCATCGGAATTAAGTTAAACATTTTGGTAGCTGGCATATTAACTTTTGGATTAAATAGCTCTGCTTATATTACAGAAATTCTAAGATCAGGTATTGAAAGCTTATCAAAAGGACAATTTGAAGCAGCAAAGACTTTGCAAATTCCAAATTTTTATATGTGGAAAGATATAATCTTACCGCAAGTTACTAGAAATATCCTACCAGCAATGGTAAATGAAGTAATTGGGTTGCTTAAAGAAACAGCTTTAATTTCAACAATTGGCGGCATGGATCTGCTGCGTAGGGCTCAAGTAGTAGCAGCTGAGCAATTTACTTATTTTATACCGCTTTGTATAGCAGGCTGCTATTATTATGGCTTAGTTTTATTAATTGAATATATTAGTAAAAAACTTGAATTGAGATGGAATTATGCTAAGCATTAA
- a CDS encoding ABC transporter substrate-binding protein, which produces MKKYITSLLIVSTFFFAGCNNKESANILKFGTSAEYPPFEYYDHGEIKGFDIDLAKLVAKELGKEAVFENIQFSSILPALTGGQIDIGIATITITEERQQNFDFSEAYYTENFATLFKDGQPITDQSQLSGKKVACQFGSTMEIWLKANILKAEIIAVDHNNQAVEMLKAGNADVVLVNGVQGAIFSKENPGLSYAVIAESGDGYGMAFNKGSSLKDKVNLALKALKARGEIKKLQEKWVENIEWKN; this is translated from the coding sequence ATGAAAAAATACATTACCAGTTTACTAATTGTTTCAACGTTTTTCTTTGCAGGTTGCAATAATAAAGAATCCGCAAATATCCTTAAGTTTGGTACTTCTGCCGAATATCCACCATTTGAATATTATGACCATGGTGAAATCAAGGGTTTTGATATTGACTTGGCTAAATTAGTTGCTAAGGAATTAGGAAAAGAAGCAGTTTTTGAAAATATACAATTTAGCAGTATTTTACCGGCTCTTACGGGCGGGCAGATTGATATAGGAATTGCTACTATCACAATTACTGAAGAGCGTCAGCAAAATTTTGATTTTTCAGAAGCCTATTATACCGAGAATTTTGCTACCTTGTTTAAGGATGGGCAACCTATTACTGATCAATCACAATTATCAGGCAAGAAAGTTGCCTGCCAGTTTGGGTCAACCATGGAAATATGGTTAAAGGCTAATATCCTTAAAGCAGAAATAATAGCTGTGGATCATAATAATCAAGCTGTAGAAATGTTAAAAGCAGGTAATGCCGATGTTGTTTTAGTAAATGGCGTGCAGGGTGCTATATTTAGCAAAGAAAATCCCGGTTTATCTTATGCGGTTATTGCTGAATCAGGTGATGGCTACGGTATGGCTTTTAATAAAGGTTCGTCGTTAAAAGATAAAGTAAATCTTGCTCTTAAAGCTTTAAAGGCGAGGGGCGAAATTAAAAAACTGCAGGAAAAATGGGTGGAGAATATTGAATGGAAGAATTAA
- a CDS encoding ArgR family transcriptional regulator, translated as MSRSNAIDGHILSIIQSHEIHEQIDLQNMLKERGHDIPQATLCRRLKKLKIAKVSGVYKAIDLNMPTLPIVLNIQISEFGLIVLHTHPGNASSLAYFIDQKYVSYRNSDSGILGTIAGDDTILLIIKSKNDLNKVLKLLQEEFPYLRIA; from the coding sequence ATGTCACGCAGCAACGCAATAGATGGCCATATTTTAAGCATTATTCAGAGCCATGAAATTCATGAGCAAATAGATTTACAGAATATGCTAAAAGAGCGAGGTCATGATATTCCACAAGCAACTCTTTGCAGACGATTAAAGAAATTAAAAATTGCTAAGGTTAGTGGAGTATATAAAGCGATAGATTTAAATATGCCAACCTTGCCTATTGTACTCAATATTCAAATCTCAGAATTTGGCTTGATTGTATTGCATACTCACCCAGGAAACGCTAGCAGCCTTGCTTATTTTATAGACCAGAAATATGTAAGTTATCGTAATTCAGACTCTGGAATTCTTGGAACAATAGCAGGAGATGATACTATTCTTTTAATTATCAAAAGCAAAAATGATTTAAACAAAGTACTCAAACTTCTACAAGAAGAATTTCCATATTTAAGGATTGCTTAA
- a CDS encoding tRNA-binding protein, whose translation MTTTITWEEFERVDLRSGTIIKVDTFPRAKKPAYKIWADFGSDIGVLQTSAQITVHYTPESLLGRTIVGCVNLSEKNIAGFLSQFLLVGFADANGSICLIAADPKVPNGQKML comes from the coding sequence ATGACAACAACAATCACTTGGGAAGAATTTGAGCGCGTTGATTTACGCTCTGGGACAATTATCAAGGTCGACACATTTCCACGAGCCAAAAAACCTGCTTATAAGATATGGGCTGATTTTGGTTCTGATATAGGCGTTCTTCAAACTTCAGCTCAGATCACTGTACATTACACGCCAGAATCTTTGCTTGGACGCACCATTGTTGGCTGTGTGAATTTAAGCGAAAAAAATATCGCAGGCTTTCTCTCTCAATTTTTACTAGTCGGTTTTGCCGATGCAAATGGTAGTATTTGTTTAATCGCTGCTGATCCCAAAGTACCAAATGGCCAAAAAATGCTTTAA
- a CDS encoding sugar phosphate nucleotidyltransferase, translating into MSCQIIILAAGNGSRMASDLPKVMHKVGGKPMIERVLLNTRAVTKDIILVYSEQLKPHLAPYQEFCKFALQEQPLGTAHAVYCVLDLIAEHIPVIVVYGDNPFISSSIIKELLNNLILTNSAVSTLVFERDDPGQYGRIVTDKFGNFVKIVEFKHASEEEKKITLCNSGVMVFAPGILKKYIPYCVIPEQKLSSEFYLTNIIEVCQNYNEKVSYLLSTDNQIVVGVNTQQELLEANNIIKTQHEE; encoded by the coding sequence ATGAGTTGTCAAATTATCATTTTGGCGGCAGGAAATGGAAGCCGTATGGCCTCAGATTTGCCCAAAGTAATGCATAAAGTTGGTGGTAAACCAATGATTGAAAGAGTGTTGTTAAATACTCGTGCTGTAACTAAAGATATTATTTTAGTTTATTCTGAGCAACTAAAGCCTCATTTGGCTCCTTATCAAGAATTTTGTAAATTTGCTTTACAAGAACAGCCCCTGGGCACTGCTCATGCTGTATATTGTGTATTAGATTTAATCGCAGAGCACATACCGGTAATTGTGGTATATGGTGATAATCCTTTTATTTCTTCGTCAATTATCAAAGAATTATTAAATAATTTAATATTAACAAATTCAGCTGTAAGTACTTTAGTATTTGAGCGTGATGATCCTGGGCAATATGGAAGAATAGTTACTGATAAATTTGGTAATTTTGTTAAAATTGTTGAATTTAAACATGCGAGTGAAGAAGAAAAGAAAATTACTTTATGTAATTCAGGAGTTATGGTGTTTGCACCGGGTATATTAAAAAAATATATACCGTATTGTGTAATACCAGAGCAAAAATTATCCAGTGAGTTTTATTTGACAAATATAATTGAAGTATGCCAGAATTATAATGAAAAAGTATCTTATTTATTATCTACTGATAACCAAATTGTAGTTGGTGTAAATACTCAACAGGAATTACTTGAAGCGAATAATATTATAAAAACACAGCATGAAGAATAA
- a CDS encoding YebC/PmpR family DNA-binding transcriptional regulator: MAGHSKFKNIQHRKGAQDKKRAKMFTKLVREIITAAKLGGGDVQNNPRLRNVIIAARTHNLPKERIERAINQASSDTEADNYVEIRYEGFAQSGIAIIVEALTDNKNRTAADVRAAFTKLGGNLAETGSVSFMFDHLGMIQYDAAIATNDVILNDAIEMAANDVVSDDSYHYIYTEIDKFSDCLDFFTQKYGEPIESYIGWKPHDTIIVDDHAAAEKLLKLVDILEESDDVQRVFGNYQISDEVLATF; encoded by the coding sequence ATGGCAGGGCATTCAAAATTTAAAAATATTCAACATCGTAAAGGTGCGCAAGACAAGAAACGTGCAAAGATGTTTACTAAATTAGTAAGAGAAATAATTACAGCAGCTAAATTAGGAGGAGGCGATGTCCAAAATAATCCTCGGTTACGCAATGTAATTATTGCGGCGCGTACTCATAATTTACCAAAAGAAAGAATAGAAAGAGCTATAAACCAAGCTAGTAGTGATACTGAAGCTGATAATTATGTCGAAATACGATATGAAGGGTTTGCGCAATCAGGTATTGCAATAATTGTTGAGGCTCTTACTGACAATAAAAACCGAACAGCGGCTGATGTACGAGCTGCTTTTACCAAACTTGGTGGAAATTTAGCTGAAACTGGTAGTGTAAGTTTTATGTTTGATCATTTGGGAATGATACAATATGATGCTGCAATTGCAACCAATGATGTTATACTTAATGATGCAATTGAGATGGCTGCAAATGATGTGGTGTCGGACGATTCATATCACTATATATACACTGAGATTGATAAATTTTCAGATTGTCTTGATTTTTTTACGCAAAAATATGGAGAACCGATTGAATCATATATTGGTTGGAAACCTCACGATACCATTATTGTTGATGATCACGCTGCAGCTGAAAAATTACTTAAATTGGTGGATATTTTGGAAGAAAGTGATGATGTGCAAAGAGTATTTGGTAATTATCAAATATCAGATGAAGTACTAGCTACATTTTAA
- a CDS encoding nucleoside triphosphate pyrophosphatase, with protein sequence MSSLPIILASQSPARLALLKQVGIIPDSIIAADIDESERRKELPLHLATRLALAKSNKITNQIEQGIVIAADTVVATGRRILPKALNDEDIKNCLQELSGRRHRVYTGVCIIKKFNDQLQIRQKLVQTIVKFKNLTNQDIAFYCSLGEGINKAGGYALSGFAESFVIFLSGSHSNVIGLPLYETLNMLNSLKISTER encoded by the coding sequence ATGTCTAGTTTACCAATTATTTTAGCATCACAGTCTCCTGCCAGATTAGCATTACTTAAGCAGGTAGGAATCATTCCTGATAGCATCATTGCTGCAGATATTGATGAATCTGAAAGGCGTAAGGAATTACCGCTTCATCTTGCAACTCGGCTAGCTCTAGCCAAATCAAATAAAATTACCAATCAAATAGAACAGGGAATTGTAATAGCTGCAGATACCGTAGTAGCCACTGGTAGGAGGATATTGCCTAAAGCTTTGAATGATGAAGATATTAAAAATTGTTTGCAAGAGCTTTCTGGTAGGCGTCATCGAGTATATACCGGTGTTTGTATTATTAAGAAATTTAACGATCAGTTACAGATACGGCAAAAATTAGTGCAAACAATAGTAAAGTTTAAGAATCTGACCAATCAGGATATTGCGTTTTACTGTAGTTTAGGCGAGGGAATAAATAAAGCTGGTGGTTATGCTCTGAGTGGCTTTGCTGAATCTTTTGTCATATTTCTTTCCGGTTCTCATTCCAATGTTATTGGTTTGCCTTTATATGAAACTTTAAATATGTTAAATTCACTTAAAATTTCAACTGAGAGATAA
- the infA gene encoding translation initiation factor IF-1 gives MTKEELITFMGTVLELLPNATFRVKLENDHIIIAHTSGRMRKNRIRILIGDKVTIEMTPYDLTKGRVIHRH, from the coding sequence ATGACGAAAGAAGAGCTGATTACATTTATGGGTACGGTACTTGAATTATTACCCAATGCAACATTTAGAGTTAAATTGGAGAATGATCATATCATCATCGCTCATACTTCAGGTAGGATGCGCAAGAATCGTATCAGGATACTGATTGGTGATAAGGTGACTATCGAGATGACACCATATGATTTGACTAAGGGGCGAGTTATTCATCGCCATTAG
- the dnaN gene encoding DNA polymerase III subunit beta: protein MNKNGLEIIVETRELVHVLTFANSVVEKRHVIAELGNVKLATVDNSLEIAATDMDLYLSQNIGAQVLSSGVTTVSTRVLTDIIRKIPDKEITIKQTSDGNQLELIGKNCFFSLPTLPASQFPEMDTIKAEIVLTIPCSSLVRLIDCTQFAMSTEETRYNLNGIYLHVKENHLCAAATDGHRLSVVSVEIGAVVQEFGIILPRKTVHELLKLIKDPRYANADIEISLAINKVKFVCNNVIIVSKLIDGQFPEYSAFIPTESNHKLTVNPKELANIIDRVATVTIDKFRAIKITLTDAFMQVTASGEARGVAKEQLAYSEILENYCVFEGNSGITIGFNPKYLSDVLNIIKCDQVELHFKDSFSPALIKVLENPTDYFVIMPVKV from the coding sequence ATGAATAAAAATGGTCTAGAAATTATTGTTGAAACCAGAGAGTTAGTGCATGTATTAACTTTTGCCAATTCAGTAGTAGAAAAAAGGCATGTAATAGCAGAATTAGGCAATGTAAAATTAGCTACAGTGGATAATAGCCTGGAAATTGCAGCCACAGACATGGATTTATATCTTAGTCAGAATATTGGCGCGCAAGTATTAAGCTCAGGAGTTACTACGGTATCTACCAGAGTATTAACTGATATTATCAGAAAAATACCAGATAAGGAAATCACAATCAAACAAACCAGTGATGGTAATCAGTTGGAACTGATCGGTAAGAATTGTTTTTTTAGTTTGCCAACATTACCAGCAAGCCAATTTCCAGAGATGGACACAATAAAAGCAGAAATTGTGTTAACTATCCCTTGTTCCAGCCTGGTTAGATTAATTGATTGTACGCAATTTGCAATGTCTACAGAGGAGACTAGATATAATCTAAATGGTATCTATTTGCATGTAAAAGAAAATCATCTTTGCGCTGCTGCTACTGATGGCCATAGATTGTCGGTAGTTTCCGTAGAAATAGGGGCGGTAGTACAGGAGTTTGGTATTATTTTACCGCGTAAAACCGTGCATGAATTATTAAAACTAATTAAAGATCCCAGATATGCGAATGCAGATATTGAAATCTCCTTGGCCATTAATAAAGTAAAATTTGTTTGTAATAATGTAATTATTGTGTCTAAACTAATTGATGGTCAGTTTCCGGAATATTCTGCTTTTATTCCCACTGAAAGTAATCATAAGTTAACTGTAAATCCTAAAGAATTAGCTAATATTATTGATCGGGTGGCAACTGTCACTATTGATAAATTTCGTGCCATTAAAATTACTTTAACCGATGCATTTATGCAGGTTACCGCTTCAGGTGAGGCAAGGGGAGTAGCAAAGGAACAATTGGCATATTCTGAAATATTAGAAAATTATTGTGTTTTTGAAGGTAATAGCGGAATTACCATAGGATTTAACCCTAAATATTTAAGTGATGTATTAAATATTATTAAATGTGATCAAGTAGAATTACATTTTAAAGATTCTTTCTCCCCGGCTTTAATTAAAGTTCTCGAGAATCCAACTGATTATTTTGTGATTATGCCGGTAAAAGTATAA